One genomic region from Harpia harpyja isolate bHarHar1 chromosome 1, bHarHar1 primary haplotype, whole genome shotgun sequence encodes:
- the SNX10 gene encoding sorting nexin-10: MTPKHEKQEFVTVLVRDPRTQKEDSWHSYIDYEIFIHTNSMCFTRKTSCVRRRFREFVWLRQRLQSNAVLIQLPELPSKTPFFNMNNPHHVDHRRQGLQEFLEKILQDALLLSDSRLHLFLQTQLSPEDMEACVSGQTKYSVADAIHKFASLNRRFPIEDEEKKKGKNDADSDSESSSSGLGPSDESISCGCKASPASEES, translated from the exons GAATTTGTAACTGTCTTGGTGCGAGACCCCAGGACACAAAAAGAAGACTCATGGCATTCTTACATAGACTATGAGATATTTATTCAC ACAAACAGTATGTGCTTCACAAGAAAAACATCCTGTGTTAGACGACGCTTTCGAGAGTTCGTTTGGCTTCGGCAGAGACTTCAGAGCAATGCAGTGCTTAT ACAGCTACCTGAACTGCCATCTAAAACTCCCTTTTTCAATATGAACAATCCTCATCACGTGGACCATCGCCGGCAGGGTCTGCAAGAATTCCTGGAAAA GATCCTACAAGACGCATTATTGCTTTCAGACAGTAGGCTTCACCTCTTCTTACAGACTCAGCTAAGCCCAGAAGATATGGAGGCTTGTGTATCTGGACAGACCAAATACTCTGTTGCTGATGCGATTCATAAGTTTGCCTCTTTGAACAGACGTTTTCCTAtagaagatgaagagaaaaaaaaaggaaaaaacgaTGCGGACTCTGATTCAGAGAG TTCATCCTCTGGGCTCGGACCTAGTGATGAGAGCATTTCATGTGGATGTAAAGCAAGCCCAGCTTCTGAAGAATCATGA